A stretch of the Balneola vulgaris DSM 17893 genome encodes the following:
- a CDS encoding TolC family protein, protein MKKLFLLTAFGALFLINSIQAQETRTITLQEAIDLALDNNYLLKQAENNLELSDKRILSEKADFLPSVSSSMRYSKTTGRQFVQETLSFTDVTSSSTSGSISANMPIFNGFNNILTLRASESGQNSSEENFNRTRENVIFDTASRYLRVLLDMQLLEDARENLETTLKQLDQTKAQVEVGSRPNVDLYNQEATVANAELTITQRENALKLSKLQLVRSLQVDPLVNYEFVVPNFDPEAVKSSPVANYDARDLIEEALLNRSDLKSAEYNLESLKYQLQIAKGSLLPTVSANASVSSGYSDQYRLGGQDVSFSDQFFDQRVNKSLGISLSLPIFNNWNRMYNIQSSQVSLKNAELGLENTKLQIIQEITQAFNDFTSLTAQLEAAEKSLVASERAFATQQERYNVGASTLIELSQAQNQYLQAQSSRTSALYNLIFQEKLLDYYLGKLTGEDVRFD, encoded by the coding sequence ATGAAAAAGTTATTCTTACTGACGGCATTTGGAGCTTTATTTCTAATCAATTCTATTCAAGCTCAGGAGACGCGAACTATAACCTTACAAGAAGCTATCGATTTAGCTCTTGATAACAACTACTTACTTAAGCAAGCGGAGAACAATTTAGAATTATCCGACAAGCGCATTCTAAGTGAAAAAGCAGATTTCTTACCAAGCGTGTCTTCGAGTATGCGATACTCTAAAACAACTGGACGTCAGTTTGTACAGGAAACCCTTTCTTTTACCGACGTTACATCAAGTAGTACCAGCGGTAGTATCAGTGCAAACATGCCAATTTTTAATGGGTTCAATAATATTTTAACCCTACGTGCGAGTGAGTCGGGGCAGAACTCAAGTGAAGAAAACTTCAATCGTACACGTGAAAATGTAATTTTTGACACAGCCAGTAGATACCTTCGTGTATTATTGGACATGCAATTGCTTGAGGATGCTAGAGAGAATTTAGAAACTACCTTAAAGCAGTTAGATCAAACAAAAGCTCAAGTTGAAGTTGGTTCTCGTCCAAATGTGGATTTATACAACCAAGAAGCAACAGTTGCTAATGCAGAATTAACCATCACTCAACGTGAAAATGCATTAAAGCTATCGAAGCTACAGTTAGTGCGTTCCTTGCAAGTTGATCCTTTAGTTAACTACGAATTTGTAGTTCCTAACTTTGATCCAGAAGCGGTAAAGTCGTCGCCAGTAGCTAACTATGATGCACGTGACCTTATCGAAGAAGCTCTATTAAATAGATCGGATTTGAAGAGTGCTGAATACAACTTAGAGTCGTTGAAGTACCAGCTACAAATTGCAAAAGGAAGTCTACTTCCAACTGTAAGTGCCAATGCTTCTGTTTCTTCGGGTTATAGTGATCAATACCGTTTAGGTGGACAAGACGTAAGCTTCAGTGATCAGTTCTTTGATCAACGAGTTAATAAGTCGCTTGGGATTAGCTTATCACTACCAATTTTCAACAATTGGAACCGTATGTACAACATACAATCGTCGCAAGTAAGCTTAAAGAATGCTGAGCTTGGCTTAGAAAACACGAAGCTGCAAATCATTCAAGAAATTACACAAGCGTTTAATGACTTCACTTCATTAACAGCACAATTAGAAGCAGCAGAAAAATCACTTGTTGCCTCAGAAAGAGCCTTTGCTACTCAACAAGAGCGGTATAATGTAGGAGCGAGTACACTCATTGAATTGAGTCAAGCTCAAAACCAATACCTACAAGCACAATCATCAAGAACGAGTGCCCTTTACAATCTAATTTTCCAAGAAAAACTATTGGATTACTACTTAGGAAAGCTCACGGGTGAGGATGTAAGGTTCGACTAA
- a CDS encoding DUF6588 family protein — protein MNKRYHKGIKALLSTLVLGVLLITPAKAQFGDIGAFLEAGAKDAELLTREYLKPFPTGFGSGLNAGFTEGAAPKKILGFSIQIRPSVAVVPSTDQSFDISTLDLEKIRVAAGEDPIAPTIAGEDKAGPLLEIFDDPNDPNRNKLGEFRMPKGTGFNYVPAPIVQASIGLIKKTDVTVRYLPETNISDFGDISILGGAIKHELSQYVPGGKLLPVDISVMVGFNQITANADLNLEPVGTRDPNDPNLGSNPNPNFDDQQVKTTTNTFVVNALVGKSLPFISAYAGVGFQQATFDLDMKGDYPVKSFNPITPTQDYNVVTDPFGFSIDSESNMHLLGGFRLRLGILAIYGEATLASYFTANAGVGISFR, from the coding sequence ATGAATAAACGCTACCATAAAGGTATAAAAGCACTACTTAGTACTCTGGTACTTGGCGTATTGCTCATTACCCCTGCCAAAGCTCAATTTGGTGACATCGGTGCCTTCTTAGAAGCAGGTGCTAAAGATGCAGAGTTATTAACTCGTGAATATTTAAAGCCTTTTCCAACAGGTTTTGGATCTGGTTTAAATGCTGGTTTTACTGAAGGCGCAGCACCTAAAAAGATTTTAGGATTCAGCATTCAGATTCGTCCATCTGTGGCGGTGGTACCAAGTACCGATCAAAGCTTCGACATCTCAACTCTAGATTTAGAAAAAATCAGAGTGGCCGCTGGCGAAGACCCTATAGCCCCAACTATTGCTGGTGAAGACAAAGCTGGACCACTACTCGAAATCTTCGATGACCCTAATGATCCAAACAGAAATAAGTTAGGTGAATTCAGAATGCCAAAAGGTACGGGCTTCAATTATGTGCCCGCTCCTATAGTTCAAGCAAGTATTGGCTTAATTAAGAAAACAGATGTAACCGTACGTTACTTACCTGAAACTAACATTAGCGACTTCGGCGATATCAGTATTCTTGGTGGTGCTATCAAGCATGAACTATCGCAATATGTTCCTGGTGGCAAGTTACTACCTGTAGATATTTCTGTAATGGTTGGTTTCAACCAAATCACAGCTAATGCTGATTTAAATTTAGAACCAGTTGGTACTCGTGACCCTAATGACCCTAATTTAGGTTCAAACCCGAATCCTAATTTCGACGATCAACAAGTAAAAACTACTACGAATACGTTTGTAGTAAATGCGTTAGTTGGTAAATCACTTCCGTTCATCAGTGCTTACGCTGGTGTAGGCTTCCAACAAGCAACTTTTGATCTTGATATGAAAGGTGACTACCCGGTTAAATCTTTTAACCCAATCACACCTACCCAAGATTATAACGTTGTTACTGATCCATTCGGATTTTCTATAGATAGCGAATCTAACATGCACCTATTAGGTGGTTTTAGACTTCGCTTAGGAATTCTTGCTATCTATGGTGAAGCTACCTTAGCAAGTTACTTTACTGCTAACGCTGGTGTTGGTATCAGTTTTAGATAA
- a CDS encoding SRPBCC family protein, protein METSVSILINKPKEDVWEAITDFENCQNYIEAIESLEILHNPEDTLLGFKWKETRVMFGKESTETMWITAFAENEFYQARAESHGSIYTSRLSIQEEGDQTRLTMSFAGEAISFFAKVMSKLMSSMIMKSMDKALLKDLEDIKAHVESK, encoded by the coding sequence ATGGAGACCTCAGTATCGATTCTAATTAATAAGCCAAAAGAAGATGTTTGGGAAGCTATTACCGACTTCGAAAACTGTCAAAATTATATTGAAGCCATCGAAAGCCTAGAAATATTACACAATCCTGAAGACACTCTACTTGGCTTCAAGTGGAAAGAAACGCGTGTGATGTTCGGAAAGGAATCTACCGAAACTATGTGGATTACGGCATTTGCTGAAAATGAATTTTACCAAGCCCGTGCTGAAAGCCATGGTTCTATTTATACCTCGCGACTATCCATTCAGGAAGAAGGCGATCAAACTAGATTAACGATGAGTTTTGCAGGAGAAGCTATTTCCTTTTTTGCTAAAGTGATGTCGAAATTAATGAGTTCTATGATTATGAAATCTATGGACAAAGCACTCCTCAAAGACCTAGAAGACATCAAAGCACATGTTGAGTCTAAATAA
- a CDS encoding ABC transporter ATP-binding protein encodes MSSNAVIQIRDLTRFYQMGETLVKALNGVSLEVDKNEYIAIMGPSGSGKSTLMNMIGCLDTPTSGEYILNNNKVSEMDDAELAEVRNREIGFVFQTFNLLPRTTCLANVELPLIYAGIKGADRRERATDVLTKVGLGDRLDHKPNELSGGQRQRVAIARALVNRPSIILADEPTGNLDTKTGDEIMHLFEELYRQGNTIILVTHENEIAEYSRRIVRLRDGVIESDQKVENPVLA; translated from the coding sequence ATGTCATCAAATGCTGTAATTCAGATTCGCGATCTAACTCGTTTCTACCAAATGGGTGAGACCTTAGTGAAGGCTTTAAATGGGGTATCACTTGAAGTAGACAAGAATGAGTATATCGCAATTATGGGGCCATCAGGTTCAGGTAAGTCGACCTTGATGAATATGATTGGGTGTTTAGATACCCCTACATCAGGCGAGTACATCTTGAACAACAATAAAGTTAGTGAAATGGATGACGCTGAGCTTGCTGAAGTTCGAAATCGTGAAATCGGTTTTGTATTTCAGACTTTCAACCTCTTGCCTAGAACTACTTGCTTAGCTAATGTTGAACTTCCACTTATTTATGCAGGTATTAAAGGTGCTGATCGGCGTGAAAGAGCTACCGATGTACTTACTAAGGTTGGCTTAGGCGATCGACTTGATCACAAGCCTAACGAATTATCTGGTGGTCAGCGTCAACGTGTGGCTATTGCACGAGCACTTGTTAACCGACCTTCTATTATCCTAGCGGATGAGCCAACGGGTAACTTAGATACCAAAACAGGTGATGAAATTATGCATTTGTTTGAAGAGCTTTATCGCCAAGGGAATACCATAATTTTGGTAACTCACGAGAATGAAATAGCAGAGTATTCTCGACGCATAGTTCGACTTCGTGATGGGGTTATCGAATCAGATCAGAAAGTGGAAAACCCTGTTCTAGCATAG
- a CDS encoding type 1 glutamine amidotransferase domain-containing protein: MNTDLSNKTVAILATNGFEEIELTNPREALDNAGVKTFLVAPSAETIRSWDSDKWGGEFEVDVKLENAKAEEFDSLLLPGGVINPDQLRMNEDALNFIRAFFDAGKPVAAICHGPQILIEAGVLEGRTITSYPSIKTDIENAGARWLNQEVVVDAGLTTSRSPEDLPAFNDKMLEELREGVHDEQTT, encoded by the coding sequence ATGAATACCGACTTAAGTAATAAAACTGTTGCCATTTTAGCTACCAACGGTTTCGAAGAAATTGAACTTACCAATCCAAGAGAAGCACTCGATAATGCCGGTGTAAAAACATTTTTAGTGGCGCCATCAGCCGAGACTATCCGTAGCTGGGATTCAGATAAATGGGGTGGAGAATTTGAAGTAGATGTGAAGCTTGAAAATGCTAAAGCCGAAGAGTTTGATTCATTACTACTACCTGGTGGAGTTATAAACCCCGACCAACTTCGTATGAATGAAGACGCCTTAAATTTTATACGCGCATTCTTTGACGCTGGTAAACCCGTAGCCGCAATTTGCCACGGTCCCCAAATACTCATTGAAGCAGGTGTACTTGAAGGTAGAACGATCACCTCTTATCCATCCATTAAAACCGATATTGAAAATGCAGGTGCTCGCTGGCTCAACCAAGAAGTAGTAGTAGACGCAGGGCTTACAACTAGTCGCAGTCCTGAAGACTTACCTGCTTTTAACGATAAGATGCTCGAAGAGCTACGTGAAGGTGTTCACGATGAACAAACCACCTAA
- a CDS encoding phage holin family protein codes for MDQLGQRIKQVTNELKEYVETRIELLLLNVSDKASLWVGKLVQQLFGYTILGTGLLFLMLALSFYLGELLNNTALGFCIVGGFVFLIGLILVLSQPKNLSRKIQAQIMHDIIDALDSKKEEQLKYIAEKTVEEELNHGN; via the coding sequence ATGGATCAATTAGGGCAGCGTATCAAGCAAGTAACAAATGAGCTGAAAGAGTATGTAGAGACTCGCATTGAGTTATTGTTACTCAATGTGAGTGATAAGGCATCTCTTTGGGTAGGTAAACTTGTTCAGCAATTATTTGGTTACACCATATTGGGCACAGGCCTTCTGTTCTTGATGCTCGCCTTAAGTTTTTATTTAGGTGAATTACTTAATAACACCGCTCTCGGTTTTTGCATAGTGGGCGGGTTTGTGTTTTTAATAGGCCTGATTTTAGTACTATCCCAGCCTAAAAATCTTTCTCGCAAAATTCAGGCTCAAATTATGCATGATATCATCGATGCACTTGACTCAAAGAAAGAAGAACAACTCAAATATATTGCCGAAAAAACGGTAGAAGAGGAGCTAAACCATGGCAACTAA
- a CDS encoding oxidoreductase family protein: MDEQLNSIILNATGAKAILQQEIIQELWSGYGKILRVGLKGATSNSVVVKHVQLTSKKQHPRGWNTDIGHNRKLKSYEVETNWYQHYSRESAARLPHCLAIETMDGQVVMILEDLNEAGYHLRKTHVSWDEISACLKWLAQFHASYLNQKPAGLWDTGTYWHLNTRPNELEALTDIPLKEAAHLIDKKLNSCIYKTFVHGDAKLANFCFSEQGAVAGVDFQYVGGGCGMKDVAYFIGSCLHEDDCEQLEDQILTTYFNYLHQALGTKNDALEEEWRSLYKVAWADFHRFLKGWSPGHWKINSYIERVTKEVIQELMTP, from the coding sequence ATGGACGAACAACTAAACTCTATCATACTAAACGCTACAGGCGCAAAGGCAATCCTTCAACAGGAAATAATCCAAGAGTTATGGAGTGGCTATGGGAAGATTCTTCGTGTAGGCTTAAAAGGTGCCACATCAAATAGCGTAGTAGTAAAACACGTTCAATTAACATCGAAAAAACAACATCCTCGTGGTTGGAATACTGATATCGGCCATAATCGAAAGTTGAAATCATATGAGGTAGAAACTAATTGGTACCAACATTACAGTAGAGAAAGTGCAGCTCGATTACCCCATTGTTTAGCGATAGAAACCATGGATGGGCAGGTGGTTATGATTCTCGAAGATCTTAATGAAGCAGGTTACCATCTTCGAAAAACACATGTGAGTTGGGATGAAATTTCCGCTTGTTTGAAGTGGTTGGCTCAATTTCATGCCAGTTATCTAAATCAGAAACCTGCTGGACTTTGGGATACTGGAACCTATTGGCATTTAAATACTCGTCCTAATGAACTTGAAGCGTTAACCGACATTCCATTAAAAGAAGCTGCCCACCTCATTGATAAAAAGCTAAATAGCTGTATATACAAAACTTTTGTTCATGGTGATGCTAAGCTAGCTAATTTTTGTTTTTCTGAACAGGGAGCAGTAGCAGGTGTTGACTTCCAATACGTTGGTGGTGGTTGTGGGATGAAAGATGTGGCCTACTTTATTGGGAGTTGCCTTCACGAGGATGACTGTGAACAGTTGGAAGATCAAATCCTTACCACATATTTCAATTATCTACATCAAGCCTTAGGAACGAAAAATGACGCCCTAGAAGAAGAATGGCGCTCACTATATAAAGTAGCTTGGGCCGACTTCCATCGGTTTTTAAAGGGATGGAGTCCTGGGCACTGGAAAATTAATAGCTATATCGAGCGGGTAACAAAAGAAGTCATTCAGGAATTGATGACTCCATAG
- a CDS encoding efflux RND transporter periplasmic adaptor subunit, whose product MAKKKSSTGKILTYLGVFLVLIFVVGFGLRAAGIIGGETEGVMVETTKAKLKTITQLVSASGRIQPEVEVIIRPDVSGEIIELAVKEGDFINKGDLLVRIKPDIYQARIDELTAALLTQKARLEQTRASLIQAESAFKKNEELYKKGVISEMDYVQSKSNYDAQKASLKASEYQIQSAEAQIRRAEEELEQTVIRAPQDGTVTGLTVEAGERVLGNSQMAGTEMMRVSLLDRMEVLVEVNENDIVNIDLNDTTRIEVDAYPERRFDGIVTEIANSARVTGAGSNEQITNYQVKVRIVTPHNLGMSGSKLVKDEIAENPAASFSPNFKPGMSATVDIETETAINVVSVPIQAVTVRDFAKDSKSSAGKSGDDKTNDDIQSSSTSDDELIVKQEDIRKVVFVVEGGVANRREVETGISDNTHIQILSGVQAGDEIVIGSYRTLSKNLKNEDKVSVESSNTDAS is encoded by the coding sequence ATGGCCAAGAAAAAGTCATCGACTGGAAAGATTCTAACTTATTTAGGGGTTTTCTTAGTACTAATATTCGTAGTAGGCTTTGGCTTAAGAGCTGCTGGAATTATAGGGGGTGAAACCGAAGGGGTAATGGTTGAAACCACCAAAGCGAAATTAAAAACTATCACTCAGCTGGTATCAGCTTCTGGTAGAATACAGCCTGAAGTGGAAGTAATTATTCGTCCAGATGTATCGGGTGAAATCATTGAGTTAGCCGTTAAAGAAGGTGACTTCATTAACAAAGGTGACTTACTGGTTCGTATTAAACCAGATATTTATCAAGCTAGAATTGATGAGTTAACGGCCGCACTTCTTACTCAGAAAGCTAGACTTGAGCAAACGCGAGCTAGTTTGATTCAAGCTGAATCTGCATTCAAAAAGAATGAAGAGCTTTATAAGAAAGGCGTTATTTCAGAAATGGATTATGTGCAAAGTAAATCAAATTATGATGCACAAAAGGCGAGTTTAAAAGCTTCTGAATATCAAATTCAAAGTGCGGAAGCTCAGATTCGTAGAGCGGAAGAAGAGTTAGAGCAAACGGTAATTCGTGCCCCTCAAGATGGTACGGTTACAGGATTAACGGTTGAAGCCGGTGAGCGTGTTCTTGGGAACTCTCAAATGGCTGGTACGGAGATGATGCGTGTTTCATTACTAGATCGAATGGAAGTATTGGTTGAAGTAAACGAAAATGACATTGTTAATATCGACTTAAACGATACTACACGTATTGAAGTGGATGCATATCCTGAGCGTAGATTTGATGGTATTGTAACAGAAATTGCAAACTCTGCACGTGTAACAGGGGCAGGTTCTAACGAGCAAATCACAAACTATCAGGTGAAAGTTCGCATTGTTACCCCACATAACCTTGGTATGAGTGGTAGTAAATTGGTAAAAGACGAGATTGCTGAAAACCCAGCTGCTTCTTTTTCTCCAAACTTTAAGCCAGGAATGTCGGCTACCGTTGATATTGAAACAGAAACAGCTATCAATGTGGTATCTGTGCCTATTCAAGCCGTAACAGTGCGTGATTTTGCAAAAGATAGTAAATCAAGTGCTGGAAAATCTGGAGATGATAAAACAAATGATGACATTCAGTCGTCTAGTACTTCGGATGACGAACTGATTGTAAAGCAGGAAGACATCAGAAAAGTAGTATTTGTAGTGGAGGGTGGAGTAGCAAACCGTCGTGAGGTAGAAACCGGTATTAGTGATAACACACACATACAGATTCTTTCTGGAGTTCAAGCTGGCGATGAAATTGTAATCGGTAGTTATCGTACATTATCTAAGAACTTAAAAAATGAAGATAAAGTGAGTGTAGAGTCATCAAACACTGACGCATCTTAA
- the rsgA gene encoding ribosome small subunit-dependent GTPase A: MKKGRVIESTGSWYKVDTGNEIIKSRLPGKFRLEDKKVTNPITVGDWVSLDINSDETGSITEIHERENYLTRQATHGKRGEHILVSNLDHAFVVQSIRKPKLNEGFIDRFLVTCEAYEVKPSIIVNKMDLATEGDKAFLADVSAVYQDLGYEVIPTSIEDPESIEFLQTKLKGKTSAFIGPSGVGKTSLLNVVDPDYDFKIGEISDFSNKGKHTTTYARLIPLYFGGYLADTPGIREFGLVNIEPWELSLYFPEMLEPREVCKFNTCTHVHEPGCGVMAAFEAGEIDANRYRSYMNMLESLVD, from the coding sequence ATGAAAAAAGGCAGAGTTATAGAATCTACAGGTAGCTGGTATAAAGTTGATACAGGAAACGAAATTATTAAAAGTCGTTTGCCCGGTAAGTTTCGACTTGAAGACAAAAAAGTAACCAACCCTATTACCGTAGGCGATTGGGTGAGTCTGGATATCAACTCAGATGAAACGGGTTCTATTACTGAAATTCATGAACGTGAAAATTACCTTACCCGCCAAGCCACACATGGTAAACGTGGCGAACATATTCTCGTTTCAAACTTAGACCATGCCTTTGTGGTTCAAAGCATTCGTAAACCAAAGCTTAATGAAGGCTTTATAGACCGTTTTTTAGTTACCTGTGAGGCCTATGAAGTGAAGCCTTCAATCATTGTTAACAAAATGGATTTAGCTACCGAGGGCGATAAAGCCTTTTTGGCGGATGTGTCGGCCGTTTATCAAGATCTCGGATATGAAGTTATACCAACCAGTATTGAAGACCCAGAGAGTATTGAATTCTTACAGACTAAATTGAAAGGGAAAACCTCTGCATTCATCGGACCATCGGGTGTAGGCAAAACGAGTTTATTAAATGTGGTTGATCCCGACTACGATTTCAAAATTGGTGAAATATCTGACTTCTCCAATAAGGGTAAACATACCACTACCTATGCTCGCCTTATTCCACTTTATTTTGGTGGGTATCTCGCGGATACGCCTGGCATTCGGGAATTTGGACTCGTAAATATCGAACCATGGGAGTTATCTTTGTATTTCCCCGAAATGTTAGAACCTCGAGAAGTATGCAAATTTAATACTTGTACTCACGTTCATGAGCCCGGATGTGGTGTAATGGCAGCATTTGAAGCAGGTGAAATTGATGCAAACCGATACCGATCTTATATGAATATGCTCGAATCTCTTGTTGATTAA